The Cutaneotrichosporon cavernicola HIS019 DNA, chromosome: 3 region GCTCCGGTCGACCCACACCACCTTACCGGTCAGCCTCAGCTGCTCGTCTTTTCCACACGATGACGGGACATCCCCCCTGCCATAGTCATGCACGGAGATGCCTCTCTGGTTCGGATTCGCGTGCAACAAGTTACGAGACCCACATAAACTATATTCAAGCCAGTAAGCATTAAAAACGCGGTCGAAACACACGGTACAAGCTGTACTACACGGAACAAGCTGTCCCCACACAGCCTGGTCTCCCTCCCCGGCGCAACTACTGGGTGACGGGGACAGTGTTGACGTCAACCATTTCCGACTTTTTCCTGCCGGCCTCGATCTGAGCCTCCTCTTCAAGGTGTTCCTCTGTGCCCATGTGCGAGGTGTCGTAGCCAttgcgctcgaggaaggcgcgCCACTCAATGTCCTCATTGTTCATCCAGTCGGGGCCAATATTGGGGATGGCGACCATGGCAACAATGGCAGCAAAGATGGCAAGAGAAGAGCCAACCCAGAACAGACCCGTGTTGGAGAGGTACTTGCTCTTCTTGTCGAACGAGGCCTGGATCTGGGGGAACGTGTAGTTGCCGATAAACGCGCCAGCTGGGGTGTTAGCGGCTTCCACTGCCCCCAAGACTTACCCTTGCCAATAGCCGCCGCGATACCGTACAGCTGACCacgggcggcggtgggcgaGATTGCCTTGGTGGCAAGAAGACCCAGATTGTTTCCAGGACCAACTTCACCCCATGACAGGAAGATACCGTACATGATGGCAAACCCGACAATCGAGTCCTTTGTGAGACTGTTGTATGCGCCCGAGAGAGCAAAGCCGAAGATGGCCTGCATGACAAagccgaggatgagggtATACTTTGGACCGAGGTAGTCGACGATCAAAGAGCCGACAAGGGTTCCTGGAACGTAGAACGCGTTGATGAGGCATCCCCATCCGATGGTCTCGTACAGACTCATATTGGGGTTGACCttggtggtgatggtgtCGGCATAGTTGCCAAAGGGGTATGtactgttgtcagcgcaGATATATATATATAAACTTACATCCAGTCGTAGATGAACCAAACGATGGAGATGCCGACTAGACGGAACCAGTATCGCTTCAAGAGGAGCCAGTAAGGGATCGGGGCGCGCTTCATGTTGTTCTTGGTGTAGAGTTCCGGCTCGACCATCCAAATAcgggcgatgaggagcacGAGCGGTGGAATGGCACCAAGCAAGAACGTACCGCGCCACACGGCCGCCAGGTGATCCGTCCCAAAGATCCAGAGAAGAACAAGAGCGACAAACCAGGCCATGGGGAATCCAATGTCCAACATAGTGTTTGTGGCCCAGACAAAGAGCTTTTGCTGGCTCCTCTTCTTGACGCCAGTGTTCTCGGTGGCCTCTGCAGCTGTCACCGAACCCGACGCTGAGGATCAGCATCACGTCCAAAGTCGTGTACAGTAAGGAACTCACGGTATTCTCCGCCCAATCCGATACCAAGCAGCGTACGGAACGCGATGATGCTATTGATTTTGACCTGTACCGAGGCTCCGCCGGCGCCAGAAACTGCCGAGAGGATCGAGAAGATGAAAATGAGGGCCGTGCAGATATACATGCCAACCTTGCGTCCAATCTTGTCCGATACGTATCCGAAGGCTATATGTTAGATTTCCGTGTCGGCGCCTGGCTCGGCTCACTGAACATGCCGATGATCATGCCCATAAAGGTCATGGCCGAGAGGAGCGACGTGTCTTCGGCCGTCACGGCTGCTCCATACTTTTTCTTGAGGATTGTCTTCACTGGTCCCTAGAGTCAGTACGCGGGGCGGAGGAAACTCACCATGGACGCGTTACTGTATCCGTCCGAGAACATGGCTGAGCCCTGCATGTCAGTCCACAGTCCACGGGAGACTTGTCGCTGCCGGTTTCGGTACTCACGGCCGCGAAGACGCTGGCATGTCAGCACCGTCACATCGGGCACTCACGTTCCAACATTGCCAAGcctgcgcttgcgcttAACCTCGGTAGACTCCTGGACGACATTGTCAtccgctggcggcgcgttCTTTCCGAAGAAGCGCATGTTCAGTGTTGTTCAGTGTAGAATGTAGCAGTGGATATGGGAGTCGAGGGGGCCAAACGAGAGTCTTTGTCTGAGATGCTATATAAACCAAACAAGCGGGCAGGATCAAAGTGACCCAACGTCATGACTGTCTCTGTTCATCAGGTGGCatctcccccctccctgGGCGTGACGAGCCCGAGCGCATGGAGCCAGAATCCAAAGGCAAGAGGCGAGAGGCCGCGAGAGGCCACACGGGCTAGAAGGATAGAGTGTTAGCGGCAGAGATGCCCGATCCGCGGCATAGAAATGCTGCCGTGACGTGACCGTGGGGCGGATCTGATACCCAGAATAGCAACTGAACCGAAGGGGACCCACATGCTTACATCGGCATTCAAGTTTGCCTCCGTCAGCTCCATCAGCTCATGGTGACGTTGAATCCTCCATTCTGACTCGCTGCTCTCAACACCGAACGCGCATGCGTGAATGTCGGATCGGAGTGTCATGGTGCTCGTGTCACTGCCTCCTGCGACAGCCGTTGTGGTCTCAGGCAGTGAAACAGCGCAAGTACTCGGCGGCACTTGTGAGCAAGCCAAGAATAACACGGCACATGACAAAGTTCCACGCGGTCAAACTTACGGTCAAGCGATTGCTTTTGGATTTTTGTCGTTCAACAGCATCATGACGTCAGAGCACTGTTGATCGACAGTGGTACGGGCTTAAACCAGGACATTCCGAAgatccatccatcccaaTTTGGATTTGAGCTTGGCAAACGAAAGGCACCACACGACGTTGCATGAACGTGCTCATGATACGCTGCCCAGTGACGGCTGTTCACTTCACCACTTGTATGAGGCTCGTAGGCCATGTCCAAGACACAGACTCGAGACACGTTCATGACTGTGTCACAGTTGCTAATCTAGTCGACAGGTTGGCACgtcctcatctctcatGTCGAAAGCTTTCAAACTAATCCTGACGCGTGCACGAACGTGCACGGCCGATCATTCGTGCTGTCTTACTTTAGGATATCGCCCGTTTCCAAAGACCAAGACTAAGACCAAAGGCCAGACCTAGAAAAACCGAGGCAATCTTGAACGATCGTGGTAGGCAGATGTTGGGATCACAAACGTGCGAGGAATGTCGAGTTGACAGTTCTTGTCATCGTGTGTGTGGCGTCTGCTTTACACGTTAGTCGCCACCCGAAACATGGGGTCGGCGCCACTGACGCCTCCACTGAGCCATATCAACTCGTCGTGTCGGCATCTGCTACATCTAGCGGAATCACAAGCAGTGGCTGATCCATGTACAGTGCTAATCTCCGTGGGTGCTTGTTCCTACtatggaggagatggtcaTGTCCGATTTGCAAGGTGTCGCATTGCGGTACAGCCCATCTCGGACTAGCTCATCTCGAGTCCGACATGGGCTGAGCCAATACACCCATCGAGGGCGCTACTGGCCGAGTCCACCCCACCTGGGTTCATGTTGCTTGGTCAAAGTTGAGCAGTATGATCCATCAGTCCCGAGCGTATCTCGATACTGGACTCGACTCGACAGCGTAACATACTCTTCCTTGGGGCCAGCGAAGAGTAGATCGTGAAGCCTGTTCAGGACTTCCGACGCTACGTCTACGAATCAGGCGCCGTCTACGCCGGCCAGCGGATTGGGTAGCCAGTCGAGGGTCTAGGCGTCGGAACGGCTGGGTAAGTAGCCTAGAAGAGGCTTACCAGGAAAGGATGCATCACGGCCCGGGGAGCACCTTGCCTTGGACGCCAACCTTGTCCTGCTGGGCTTCGATGTGCGGCGTGGCAATGCAGGTGGCCTGAATGTCGCAGCTGGGGGGGAAGACGAGACATATGGGCTGTGGTAAGTCCGTGATCTCGACTACAGACGTGGCCCTTTATGTGGACACGGAGCGGCGAGCTGATGTCCAGTACATGCAATTCTCACAAGAGTTAATGGCAGGGTACATCTGGTGTAGAGTGCGAGAGTCTGGACCGGCCAATCTCTCTTCAGACAGATATACAACTGTAGGCAAGCATCGTGGCGAGCGATAAGCCGGGGTGCTCATGTATATGGGTTGATCTACTTGTCTCGCCTCAAGAGGTTGAATGCCACATGTCTGGATCACTGAGGCCAGCATGCTACCTATTTTTGTATCTCCTATAACGCCTACCCAGTAATGGATCCACCTCTTGTCAGCGTGACTGACTTTGGCCACCCTATGAGTCACACACGGAGGCACCGGGAAAACCACAGACAGCTGACGTCGACTGACGTCAACGTCTTGTGACTGACATTACCCCACCTTGCACCTGCGATCACGCGCGGTCCATACCTCACGGTACCGAGCAGATGGCAATTGACTGCGGCACAGATATGGATGCGGTGCCGCCATGTCGAGGCCAAAGCCCGTCGATTACCGATTGGCGCCTCATTTACCGCCTCAAGCAAGCAGCTGCATTTTCCTATGATCGTCTATGATCGCGCCAAGCGCCCAGGGCCGCATGATCGGTGGCTCGAGCGGTGCCTTTGTGGTTATGAGGTAAGTCTAGACATCACAGCTGACGCTGTGGCTCCACAGTACAGTGCCTGTTGTCATCACGTCATGACGTCCATCTGTTCTAGACCAGCCCTCATTACCCTCATTACCTTGGCTTGCCTCGTTCTAGACTTTGTAGCCAGCTTTGGTGGCGACTCTGCAACGCTCTCTAATACTCTGCTAATGCGTCTGCTTCATATCACGTACAACTGCCGCCGTGGCGGGGTGCTTTACAATGCTATGTGCTCATGTCCGTTGAATGCAATGGTGAAAACGTGCTGGTATGCTGGTAATGGGAATGGAATGGAATGGAGTCAAGGACGCGTTCGTTGTTGCGGCCCGGAAGAATGGTGTCCGTGGCGCCATAGGAGGCGATATTAAACGATTTAAATGTTGAAATAGAACAAGCCCTTGTTGGGGTTCTGCACGACGCCCTTGGGAAGCTCGTACGTGCGGTGCTCGGTACGCTTCTCCCAGTCAAAACCGGGGCGCGGGATCGAGCCAGAGAGGCGGGGACTCGCCGAGTAAGGCGAcgtggtcgagctcgttggACCCGTGGCAGTGCCGTTTGAGAGCGAGGCCGCGGCGAGACTAAGCGAGTTGGAAGGAGCGCCGATCTGGAGCCCGGCAATGTCCGGGAGCGCGGCAGACGAGCCGTAGCGCGAGCCATTGGGCGAGAAGCCCACAGTGCTGGCACCACGAGAAGGTACCGGCGTCCCGCCCGTCTGGGGCGTGCGGCTGCGTGCCGTCGAACTGGACGACGCAAGTGCACTCGGGCCGGggcgggcgcggacggGGATCGGCAGTGGCAGAGCAGTCGACGCAGCAGGCACTGGCGACAGGGTACCATAGCGCGAGCTGGGGTCACGcgagcggctgcggctccgcgaagcggcgcggcgctgctGATCAGGCGTCATGTACCGGATCTGCCAGCCGCCGTGCTCAATCTCGAATGATTGCTTAGGCGTCACCTCACAGTACGAGTTTTGCCGCCCACGACGCTCCGGGTCGGGTGACTGGGGAAGGGAGCCAACAACAAAGCCATTCTCCGAGCAGCCGGTGTTACGACGCGCCCGGTCGCGgatctcggccttgccAAAGCTGTCCCAGGTGGCGCCAGTAGATCCCTGGCGAGTCCGCATGCAGCGAATCGTACCAGAAGTTGACCGTTGAGGAACGGGGGCAATCGAGACGCTCGTGCTCCGGCTGTCGGGAGTGGCCGAACCGGCAAGGAGCGGTGGCGACATGGCGCCTCCGTCACGTGCAGGGAATCCCGACGCATACGCCTGCATCAGATAGGCAGTGTGCGATGGTGCCGAGCCGACTTCCTGCTGTGCGGCGCAGAGGGCAGGCGAGCTCAGGCCACCAAGCGAAGTGTGGCTAAGCGCAGAACGAGTCAGAGCCGCACGCTGGATACCCGAGCCatccgacgacgacgacatggagCGGCGAGCGCTTGCCATGCTGTCAGGCGTGAGAGTGTGCATAGGCGTCATGGCGCAAAGGGAGCCGACATTGGACGACGAACGCCTGGAGTTGTTGTCCTGGTCGCCGTTCCAGAGGGAAGCAAGCGAGTCGCTCGACGTTCCAGAGGCGGAGCGGGGCCCAGACGAACGTTGGCGCATCATCTGCTGCTGGACCGAGACGTCGACCTGAGGACGCAGGGTACGGCTCTCGCGCCATGCGTCATCTGGAGAGTCGCGAGCAAGCCGGAAGAAGTCCAGCGTCTTTGGCATTGATCCAAATGCGTCGGGAGTTCTTGCGACGCCACGAACCCCGTTCGAGGAATCCGTGTCCGAAccgaggagaggggagggaggggctGCACTCGGTGAAACATGTAGtccggcggcgacgagggcatCCGAGTACGTGAAACCAACGCCCAGAGCACGGCTAAGATCAGTGGCATTTGCCGATGACGACCCGGCATCCTTGTCTGCGCATTCGCGGGTGCAGTAGATGCTCGAGACAAACGGTTCgggaggcggtggcgtAACCACCTTGATGGCGTCAATCTTCGGAGAAGCAGAGGGGACATTGTTGCCACTCcccgaagaagaaggcgaggTGGTGAGTGGGGGTGGTTGTGTGGCGGAGGGTGCTGGTGCCTTCGGGACAACCTTtgcgagcttggcgccgacggcagGGTTGGCAAGACGGGGAACAGGCCGAAGGGTGGGCCTTGTTGTTTTTACGCCGTTTGCTGTGCGGGTAGTTGTTGTGCCATCCGGGTTCTTGATCTGTAATTGCGTCAATCCTGTACAATCATGCAGTCATGTAACGCAGCGGATGCAGTGATGCGGATGACGCGCCAGAGGTATGTCGGTTGGACCGCAATTACTGCCCAGCCAACGCGCCCAGTTTTGCCGCAAACCGCAAAGCCAATTGCGACTCACCCGAATAGCACCTGcaggcgcggcgcgcttTTTGCCACCAGCATTCAAAGACTTCTTGTCCTCTGGTcctggtggtggtggcgcgaTGAGACGGTCGCACACAATGCAGTAGTTCTGGAAAGACTCGTCCATGGTGATGGTTGACACGCTGGTGGGAATAGCAGGAGGCGTGGTTGAATGGGATTGTTCAGGGTTTGACGCGGTGTTGATTTGATTATGATGTGGCTGGGTAGCGCGGTGGGCTGAGGGGGTTAGACTAGACAAGACGTATGCGAGGCCATGATGTAGAGTGTAGaatggggaggggaaggtgaaAGAGATGGGATGAAGGATTAAGGAAGATGGGATGAGAGCATTGAAGTGATGGATCGATGGAGTCAAGGAGTGA contains the following coding sequences:
- the GIT2 gene encoding uncharacterized protein (Sugar (and other) transporter), with the translated sequence MRFFGKNAPPADDNVVQESTEVKRKRRLGNVGTVFAAGSAMFSDGYSNASMGPVKTILKKKYGAAVTAEDTSLLSAMTFMGMIIGMFTFGYVSDKIGRKVGMYICTALIFIFSILSAVSGAGGASVQVKINSIIAFRTLLGIGLGGEYPSGSVTAAEATENTGVKKRSQQKLFVWATNTMLDIGFPMAWFVALVLLWIFGTDHLAAVWRGTFLLGAIPPLVLLIARIWMVEPELYTKNNMKRAPIPYWLLLKRYWFRLVGISIVWFIYDWITYPFGNYADTITTKVNPNMSLYETIGWGCLINAFYVPGTLVGSLIVDYLGPKYTLILGFVMQAIFGFALSGAYNSLTKDSIVGFAIMYGIFLSWGEVGPGNNLGLLATKAISPTAARGQLYGIAAAIGKAGAFIGNYTFPQIQASFDKKSKYLSNTGLFWVGSSLAIFAAIVAMVAIPNIGPDWMNNEDIEWRAFLERNGYDTSHMGTEEHLEEEAQIEAGRKKSEMVDVNTVPVTQ